A stretch of the Flavobacterium aquiphilum genome encodes the following:
- a CDS encoding DoxX family protein — protein MKTSILIWIVRLTAAIILLQTLYFKFSGAEESVYIFSTLGMEPYGRIGSGIAELIAAILILIPRTTLLGALMGTGVMLGAIFSHLFVLGIEVKNDGGELFVLAIITFLCCIALIYWNKSKLPNLLKLKL, from the coding sequence ATGAAAACATCGATTTTAATTTGGATAGTGCGTTTAACGGCAGCAATCATTTTGTTGCAAACGCTTTATTTTAAATTTTCCGGAGCTGAAGAAAGTGTTTATATTTTCTCAACTTTAGGAATGGAACCATACGGAAGAATTGGATCAGGAATTGCAGAATTAATCGCCGCTATTTTAATTCTGATTCCCAGAACAACTTTATTAGGTGCTTTGATGGGAACCGGTGTTATGCTTGGAGCTATTTTTTCGCATCTTTTTGTATTGGGAATCGAAGTGAAAAATGACGGAGGAGAGTTATTTGTTCTGGCAATAATTACTTTTCTTTGTTGTATTGCTTTGATTTATTGGAATAAAAGTAAATTACCTAATCTGTTAAAATTAAAACTGTAG
- a CDS encoding SprT-like domain-containing protein, with the protein MSQTLLKYLPEHAVQPVFELIVANQVHLKIVNERQTRHGDYRKGPSGKHEITVNASLNKYRFLITLIHEISHLVAFEKFGRNIKPHGNEWKYSFQRLMVPFIRPEIFPGHLLPLLARHFKNPSASSDTDATLALALKQYDKPNDKNYIFEIPYGSVFRISNGKIFKKIAIRTKRYECLEISSGRLYLFNPNAEVELLPG; encoded by the coding sequence TTGTCTCAAACACTTTTAAAATATTTACCTGAACATGCTGTGCAACCAGTTTTCGAACTGATTGTTGCCAATCAGGTGCATCTTAAAATTGTCAATGAGAGGCAAACCCGTCACGGTGATTACCGAAAAGGGCCAAGTGGGAAACATGAGATAACGGTAAATGCGAGTCTTAACAAATATCGATTTTTGATTACGTTAATTCATGAAATTTCGCATTTGGTGGCTTTTGAAAAATTTGGCAGGAACATAAAGCCCCACGGGAATGAATGGAAATATTCTTTTCAAAGGCTGATGGTGCCCTTTATTCGGCCGGAGATTTTTCCTGGCCATTTATTGCCATTGCTGGCGAGACACTTCAAAAACCCATCTGCAAGTAGTGATACAGACGCTACATTGGCATTGGCACTGAAGCAATATGATAAACCAAATGATAAAAATTATATCTTTGAAATTCCTTATGGCAGTGTTTTTAGGATTTCAAATGGGAAGATTTTCAAGAAGATAGCTATACGAACCAAACGCTACGAATGTTTAGAAATAAGTTCGGGACGGTTGTATTTATTTAATCCCAATGCCGAGGTTGAACTATTGCCCGGCTAA
- a CDS encoding nuclear transport factor 2 family protein, giving the protein MEQKHPLPPFNMETALQKVQLAEDAWNSKDPERVALAYTVDTEWRNRTDFINGREAVKEFLKGKWEKELDYKLKKELWGFRENRMAVRFEYEYRNADGQWFRAYGNENWEFDENGLMRKRFASINDLPIEEKDRKFK; this is encoded by the coding sequence ATGGAACAAAAACATCCACTTCCTCCATTCAATATGGAAACTGCTTTGCAAAAAGTACAATTAGCCGAAGATGCATGGAATAGTAAAGACCCGGAACGTGTTGCTTTGGCCTACACTGTTGATACAGAATGGCGCAATCGAACCGATTTTATTAATGGACGTGAAGCCGTAAAAGAATTCCTAAAAGGCAAATGGGAAAAGGAACTCGATTATAAGCTGAAAAAAGAATTATGGGGCTTTCGCGAAAATCGAATGGCAGTTCGTTTTGAATATGAATATAGAAATGCTGATGGCCAATGGTTTCGCGCCTACGGAAATGAAAATTGGGAGTTTGATGAAAATGGCTTGATGCGCAAACGTTTTGCCAGTATCAATGACTTGCCAATAGAAGAGAAAGACAGAAAATTTAAATAA
- a CDS encoding DinB family protein, with protein sequence MLISSINNSLDELIGLLNQLSEKQYSESCFELSGSSIGEHTRHIVEMFQCLSRNYNSGIVNYDKRDRNKLIQTDTDFAIEMILEIKNTVSKENKNLELQQIIDGEPIQIQSNYYRELLYNLEHCIHHQALIKVAVLKCESIAVDDNFGVARSTIEYRKQCAQ encoded by the coding sequence ATGCTAATTTCATCCATAAACAATAGCTTAGATGAGTTAATTGGTTTACTCAATCAATTATCCGAAAAACAATATTCAGAATCTTGTTTTGAATTGAGCGGTTCGAGTATTGGGGAACATACACGGCATATCGTTGAGATGTTTCAATGTTTGAGCCGAAATTATAATTCCGGAATCGTAAATTATGATAAGAGAGATCGAAATAAATTGATTCAAACTGACACTGATTTCGCCATTGAAATGATTTTGGAGATCAAAAATACAGTCTCGAAGGAAAATAAAAATCTGGAATTGCAACAAATTATTGATGGTGAGCCAATTCAAATTCAAAGTAATTATTATAGAGAATTGTTATATAATTTAGAACATTGCATACATCATCAGGCATTGATAAAAGTGGCTGTTCTAAAATGTGAAAGTATTGCTGTTGATGATAATTTTGGTGTCGCTCGTTCTACAATTGAATACAGAAAACAATGTGCACAGTAA
- a CDS encoding NRDE family protein, with translation MCTVSFVCTNDTIIITSNRDEKIVRPSAIPPKNYVLNGKNIIYPKDPKAGGTWYVVDEKGTVLVLLNGAVEKHQVKLPYRKSRGLIVLEMISSSSPKEFWDEMDLDNIEPFTLVLFQDKQLFQLRWDGIEKSVLNLDIHKNHVWSSSTLYSKEIREQRAKWFYTFLANNLKITEDKMLHFHRYTENENKEHGLVINRDNVMKTLSITQSVIEKNKVMIHHLDLITDKEYSKTFISI, from the coding sequence ATGTGCACAGTAAGTTTTGTTTGTACCAACGATACAATTATCATCACATCGAATCGAGATGAAAAAATAGTTCGACCGAGTGCGATTCCGCCTAAGAACTATGTTTTGAATGGTAAAAACATTATTTATCCTAAAGATCCAAAGGCAGGAGGAACTTGGTATGTAGTTGATGAAAAGGGTACTGTTTTGGTGTTACTTAATGGAGCGGTTGAAAAGCATCAAGTCAAATTGCCGTATCGAAAAAGCAGAGGTTTGATTGTTCTTGAAATGATTAGTAGTTCGTCGCCAAAGGAGTTTTGGGATGAAATGGATTTAGATAATATCGAGCCTTTTACCTTAGTTTTGTTTCAAGATAAACAACTTTTTCAATTGCGTTGGGACGGAATCGAAAAATCAGTCCTAAATTTGGATATTCATAAAAATCATGTTTGGTCTTCGTCAACCTTATATTCTAAAGAAATTCGAGAACAACGAGCTAAGTGGTTTTATACTTTTTTAGCTAATAATTTAAAAATTACCGAAGATAAAATGCTTCATTTTCATCGTTATACCGAAAATGAAAACAAGGAACATGGTTTGGTTATTAATAGAGACAATGTAATGAAAACCCTTAGCATTACTCAATCTGTTATTGAGAAAAACAAAGTGATGATTCATCATTTGGACCTGATTACCGATAAAGAGTATTCTAAAACATTTATTTCCATTTAA
- a CDS encoding mannose-1-phosphate guanylyltransferase, translated as MNKNYYAILMAGGIGSRFWPVSTKETPKQFHDMLGAGQTLIQKTFSRLSKLIPVENILILTNENYNSIVLEQLPMVKQEQVLLEPAMRNTAPCILYASLKIQKENPDAVMVVAPSDHWIEDENAFVQNLQQCFDFCSKENALMTLGIQPTFPNTGFGYIEYDKTDSNPMKKVSQFREKPDYETAKLFLQSGNFLWNGGIFIWSVKSITDAFEKFQPQMNSLFQKGFESYNTAEEKSFIADNYSSAENISIDYAVMEKASNVYVLPAIFDWNDLGTWGSLHEKLPKDDNNNAVVNAKVLLQNSSSNIISTAKEKLVIIDGLEDFIIVDKDNVLLIYPKSKEQEIKGIVAQLQ; from the coding sequence ATGAACAAGAATTATTATGCAATACTAATGGCTGGCGGAATCGGATCACGATTTTGGCCAGTGAGTACCAAAGAAACACCAAAACAGTTTCATGACATGTTGGGAGCAGGGCAGACCTTGATCCAAAAAACATTCAGCAGATTATCAAAGTTGATTCCGGTTGAGAATATTTTGATTTTGACAAATGAGAATTACAATTCGATTGTTTTGGAGCAATTGCCAATGGTGAAGCAGGAACAGGTGTTGTTGGAACCTGCAATGAGAAACACCGCCCCATGTATTTTATATGCTTCATTGAAAATTCAAAAAGAAAACCCGGATGCGGTTATGGTTGTCGCACCAAGTGACCATTGGATTGAGGATGAAAATGCTTTTGTGCAAAATTTGCAACAGTGTTTTGATTTTTGTTCCAAAGAAAATGCTTTAATGACCCTCGGAATCCAGCCTACGTTTCCTAATACTGGTTTTGGTTACATCGAATACGACAAAACAGATTCAAATCCGATGAAAAAAGTTTCACAATTTCGTGAAAAACCGGATTATGAAACAGCTAAATTATTTTTACAAAGCGGTAATTTCTTGTGGAATGGAGGGATTTTTATTTGGAGTGTCAAATCAATCACTGATGCTTTCGAAAAATTCCAGCCACAAATGAATTCGTTGTTCCAAAAAGGTTTCGAAAGTTATAATACTGCCGAAGAAAAATCTTTTATTGCAGATAATTATTCCTCTGCAGAAAATATTTCGATTGATTATGCCGTAATGGAAAAGGCTTCGAATGTTTATGTTTTACCAGCTATTTTTGATTGGAACGACTTAGGAACTTGGGGTTCATTGCATGAAAAATTGCCAAAAGACGATAATAATAATGCAGTGGTAAATGCTAAAGTCTTATTGCAGAATTCTTCTAGTAATATTATTAGTACTGCCAAAGAAAAGCTAGTAATTATTGATGGTTTGGAAGATTTTATTATTGTGGATAAAGACAATGTTTTGTTGATTTATCCTAAAAGTAAAGAGCAGGAAATAAAAGGAATCGTTGCTCAGTTACAGTAA
- a CDS encoding helix-turn-helix domain-containing protein, with the protein MINQSGFTLVNPQNGNLAFKLFSFESNACFDHIQRLNYYSLIWVQKGNGKVKVDFSEYDFTENQLLAFAPYQPFMLSPDDLFEGKVIHFHPDFFCIMKHHDEVACNGVLFNNIYEPPYVMVDEVARATFNMVLEQMKIEMQNPAMAQYELLISYLKIFLITASRLKKEQQAVATSVVDEKSAPFVLQNLRNFIEQNFKTKHSASDYAELLNISPKALAKITKNHFNKTLTNLIAERIIIEAKRELYLTNKAVKEIAYELGYEDEHYFSRFFKTNAEVSPQTYRDTVGFARAVN; encoded by the coding sequence ATGATAAATCAATCCGGCTTTACTTTAGTCAATCCTCAAAACGGAAATCTTGCTTTCAAACTTTTTTCTTTTGAAAGTAATGCTTGTTTTGATCACATTCAGCGATTGAATTATTATTCATTAATTTGGGTTCAAAAAGGAAATGGCAAAGTAAAAGTTGATTTCTCTGAATATGATTTTACAGAAAATCAATTGTTAGCTTTTGCGCCTTATCAGCCATTTATGCTATCACCAGATGATCTATTTGAAGGGAAAGTGATTCATTTTCATCCTGATTTTTTTTGCATCATGAAACACCATGACGAGGTAGCTTGTAATGGGGTTTTATTCAATAATATTTATGAACCGCCGTATGTAATGGTTGATGAAGTGGCTAGGGCTACATTCAATATGGTTTTGGAACAAATGAAAATTGAAATGCAAAATCCGGCAATGGCACAATATGAGTTGCTGATATCGTATTTAAAAATTTTTCTCATTACAGCTTCTCGATTAAAAAAAGAACAACAAGCTGTTGCAACTTCAGTAGTAGATGAAAAATCGGCACCATTTGTACTTCAGAATTTAAGAAATTTCATTGAGCAGAATTTTAAAACCAAACATTCTGCGAGCGATTATGCCGAATTGCTGAATATTTCTCCAAAAGCTTTAGCTAAAATTACCAAAAATCACTTCAATAAAACGTTGACGAATTTAATTGCAGAACGCATTATTATCGAAGCCAAGCGTGAGTTGTACTTAACAAATAAGGCAGTAAAAGAAATTGCCTATGAACTTGGGTACGAAGATGAGCATTATTTTAGCCGTTTCTTTAAAACTAATGCTGAGGTTTCTCCTCAAACCTACCGTGACACTGTTGGTTTTGCCAGAGCTGTCAATTAA
- a CDS encoding SDR family NAD(P)-dependent oxidoreductase, translated as MKNIVITGTSRGIGLELALQFANAGHQILALSRKTNEALLSHKNITCLSVDLSEEGELQQVTDFLSATWEKIDAVVHNAGSLLLRPFVETSQQDFENIYRVNVFGVANLTRICLPYLKKGSHVVTISSMGGVQGSLKFAGLAAYSSSKGAVITLSELLAEEYKEQGISFNVLALGSVQTEMLQEAFPGYQAPLSASEMANYIFDFTLTGHKYFNGKVLPVSSTNP; from the coding sequence ATGAAGAATATTGTAATTACAGGAACCAGTCGAGGGATAGGTCTTGAATTGGCTTTACAGTTTGCTAATGCAGGACATCAAATACTTGCTTTGTCGAGAAAAACAAATGAAGCTTTGCTTTCCCATAAAAATATTACTTGCCTTTCGGTTGATTTATCCGAAGAAGGAGAATTACAGCAAGTAACTGATTTTCTTTCTGCTACTTGGGAAAAAATCGATGCCGTTGTCCATAATGCTGGCAGTTTATTATTACGACCATTTGTAGAAACCTCACAACAAGATTTCGAAAATATTTATAGAGTCAATGTCTTTGGTGTTGCCAATTTGACCCGAATCTGTTTGCCTTATTTGAAAAAAGGTAGCCACGTGGTAACCATCAGCTCGATGGGAGGCGTTCAGGGAAGTTTGAAGTTTGCCGGATTGGCAGCGTACAGTTCCAGTAAAGGAGCAGTAATTACATTGTCTGAATTATTAGCAGAAGAATATAAAGAACAAGGAATCTCTTTTAATGTACTGGCTTTGGGATCTGTTCAAACCGAAATGTTACAAGAAGCGTTCCCAGGTTATCAAGCGCCGCTTTCGGCTAGTGAAATGGCTAACTATATTTTTGATTTCACCCTTACAGGACATAAATATTTTAACGGTAAAGTGTTACCTGTATCTTCAACCAATCCATAA
- a CDS encoding pyridoxamine 5'-phosphate oxidase family protein codes for MAKNFAEIAFSDAAKALQEEHGSRKGYERLEKFNIVDGLSENEMGFIANRDSFYLASIGEKNYPYIQHRGGPKGFVKILDKNTIGFIDFSGNKQYISVGNFATNNNVALIMVDYPARARLKILAKAEIVELKDNLELLAKLDLGEYKFHPERMMLFHIDAFDWNCPQHITPRFTVEEIQRAFEPKFQHIVQLEEEIENLKNKLKEAGLS; via the coding sequence ATGGCTAAAAATTTTGCAGAAATAGCATTTTCGGATGCTGCCAAAGCGTTACAGGAAGAACATGGTAGTCGAAAAGGGTATGAACGATTGGAAAAGTTCAATATCGTTGATGGCTTATCCGAAAATGAAATGGGTTTTATAGCCAATCGGGATAGTTTTTATTTGGCATCTATTGGCGAAAAAAACTATCCTTATATTCAGCATCGTGGCGGACCCAAAGGTTTTGTGAAAATCTTGGATAAAAACACAATTGGTTTCATCGATTTTTCGGGAAACAAACAATACATATCTGTTGGGAATTTTGCAACCAACAATAATGTAGCATTAATTATGGTCGATTATCCGGCAAGAGCGAGATTGAAAATTTTGGCCAAAGCCGAAATAGTGGAACTTAAAGACAATCTCGAATTATTAGCCAAACTCGATTTGGGTGAGTATAAATTTCATCCAGAGCGCATGATGCTTTTTCATATTGATGCTTTTGATTGGAATTGCCCTCAGCACATCACACCACGATTTACCGTAGAAGAAATACAGCGGGCTTTCGAACCAAAGTTTCAACATATTGTACAATTAGAAGAAGAAATAGAAAATCTTAAAAACAAATTAAAAGAAGCTGGTTTAAGCTAA
- a CDS encoding ATP-grasp domain-containing protein has protein sequence MKLFFHKLTHWEYWPFQIVYTPIYFLWAYYSIKAKSIFFFNASNPTIKNGGFMMESKKQIYNLIPKKYYPKTELIRVGTSLEDIMKVIENAAIAYPFIAKPDIGLRGSGVKKIETATDLKQYAEKANFDFIVQNLIPYKNEIGIFYVRYPHEKQGRITGMVAKEFLTITGNGYATIEELIKENPRYELQLKVLKQEYGNKLQEILPIGEQVNLVPYGNHARGAKFIDVSHWITPRLTETFNEMCAQIPGFYFGRLDIMYDTLGDLEQGKNFLIVELNGAASEPTHIYDPKHSLLFAWKELARHITYMYEISAANYQKGFPYLAHNVGMKEYRSHQMQNKKIVNF, from the coding sequence TTGAAACTATTTTTTCACAAATTGACCCACTGGGAATATTGGCCCTTTCAAATCGTTTATACTCCGATTTATTTTCTATGGGCATATTATTCGATTAAGGCAAAATCAATTTTTTTCTTCAATGCTTCCAATCCGACTATCAAAAATGGTGGTTTTATGATGGAAAGTAAAAAGCAAATTTATAATTTGATTCCAAAAAAATACTATCCGAAAACGGAATTGATAAGAGTTGGGACTTCTTTGGAGGATATAATGAAGGTTATAGAAAATGCCGCAATTGCATATCCTTTTATTGCCAAACCGGATATCGGTCTGCGCGGTTCAGGAGTTAAAAAAATAGAGACCGCAACAGATTTAAAACAATATGCCGAAAAAGCAAATTTTGATTTTATTGTTCAAAATTTAATTCCATATAAAAATGAAATTGGCATTTTTTATGTACGATATCCACACGAAAAGCAAGGCCGAATTACGGGTATGGTCGCCAAAGAATTTCTGACAATTACTGGAAATGGTTACGCCACTATTGAAGAATTAATAAAGGAAAATCCTAGATACGAATTGCAATTGAAAGTATTGAAGCAAGAATACGGGAATAAATTGCAGGAGATTTTACCTATTGGTGAACAAGTAAATTTGGTCCCTTATGGAAATCATGCGCGTGGTGCCAAGTTTATTGATGTGAGTCATTGGATAACACCTCGGTTAACCGAGACTTTCAATGAAATGTGCGCGCAGATTCCCGGTTTCTATTTTGGGAGATTGGACATAATGTATGATACTCTTGGAGATCTGGAACAAGGAAAAAATTTTTTGATTGTAGAATTGAATGGAGCTGCAAGTGAACCGACACATATTTATGACCCTAAACATTCCTTACTGTTTGCTTGGAAGGAGCTGGCGAGACACATTACGTATATGTATGAAATTAGCGCGGCTAATTATCAAAAGGGATTTCCTTATTTGGCGCATAATGTAGGAATGAAAGAATACCGTTCGCATCAAATGCAAAATAAAAAAATTGTAAATTTTTGA
- a CDS encoding YHS domain-containing (seleno)protein, giving the protein MKRVIILMLVVFAFSATFAQSARKKISEYNLENKVAIQGYDPVSYFKQNNAVKGKKEISASYEGIIYQFSSVTNKEIFSKNPASFEPQYGGWCAYAMGSAGEKVEINPETFKIIDGKLYLFYNAFFNNTLKSWNKDENSLKAKADANWKKNIK; this is encoded by the coding sequence ATGAAAAGAGTTATAATATTAATGTTGGTTGTCTTTGCATTCTCGGCAACATTTGCTCAAAGTGCAAGAAAAAAAATATCTGAATATAATTTGGAAAATAAAGTAGCCATTCAAGGCTATGATCCCGTGTCTTATTTTAAACAAAATAATGCTGTAAAAGGGAAAAAAGAAATTTCAGCTTCATACGAGGGTATTATTTATCAATTTTCGTCTGTAACAAATAAAGAAATTTTCTCGAAAAATCCTGCTTCTTTCGAACCACAATATGGAGGTTGGTGTGCCTATGCAATGGGAAGCGCCGGAGAGAAAGTCGAAATCAATCCCGAAACATTCAAAATTATTGACGGAAAATTGTATCTGTTTTATAATGCTTTTTTCAATAATACTTTAAAAAGTTGGAATAAGGACGAAAACAGCTTGAAAGCAAAAGCGGATGCTAATTGGAAAAAAAATATAAAATAA
- a CDS encoding MlaE family ABC transporter permease, with protein MMLIRYITEIGKYFLMWKEIFKKPTKWSVMKGLIFKEIDDLVIDSLGIVGFISFFVGGVVSIQTALNLTNSFIPKYLIGYATRQSVILEFAPTFMSIIMAGKMGSFITSSIGSMRVTEQIDALEVMGINSLNYLVFPKIIALLLYPFLIGIGMFLGIAGGYLATVYGGFGASVDYIEGLQRDFLPFHVAYSFIKTFIFGMLLATIPSYHGFYMKGGALEVGKASTVSFVWTSVTIIVLNYVITQLLLTK; from the coding sequence ATGATGCTCATTCGCTATATAACCGAAATTGGAAAATATTTTTTAATGTGGAAGGAAATCTTCAAAAAGCCAACTAAATGGTCGGTTATGAAAGGTTTGATTTTCAAAGAAATTGATGATTTAGTTATTGACTCCCTGGGGATTGTCGGATTCATTTCTTTTTTCGTTGGTGGAGTTGTTTCTATCCAAACGGCTTTGAACTTAACCAATTCCTTTATTCCAAAATACCTTATCGGATATGCAACACGCCAGTCGGTAATCTTGGAATTTGCACCAACTTTCATGTCGATTATCATGGCAGGAAAAATGGGTTCTTTCATCACATCTAGCATTGGATCAATGAGAGTTACCGAACAAATTGATGCCCTCGAAGTAATGGGAATCAACTCCTTGAATTACTTGGTTTTTCCTAAAATTATAGCTTTGCTTTTGTATCCTTTCCTTATCGGAATTGGGATGTTTCTGGGAATTGCCGGCGGTTATTTGGCAACTGTTTATGGTGGTTTTGGTGCCAGCGTTGACTACATCGAAGGACTACAAAGAGACTTTTTACCATTCCATGTGGCGTATTCTTTTATCAAAACATTTATTTTCGGAATGCTTCTGGCAACAATTCCTTCTTACCACGGTTTTTATATGAAAGGTGGAGCACTTGAAGTAGGTAAAGCCAGTACCGTATCCTTTGTTTGGACTTCGGTTACCATTATAGTACTAAATTATGTTATTACCCAATTACTCTTAACAAAATGA
- a CDS encoding ABC transporter ATP-binding protein, with protein MIEIKNLEKSFGGVKILKGVSSVFEAGKTNLIIGQSGSGKTVLLKSLLGIHTPEVGTISFDGRIYSDLSTDEKREIRTEIGMLFQGSALFDSMTVEENVAFPLRMFTNDSKSKIQDRVDFVLKRVNLVGAHKKLPSEISGGMQKRVAIARAIVNNPKYLFCDEPNSGLDPNTAILIDNLIKEITEEYNITTVVNTHDMNSVMEIGDKILFLKNGVKAWEGTNKDIFLTENEAIVEFVYSSELFKKVREAYLKG; from the coding sequence ATGATAGAAATAAAAAATTTAGAAAAATCATTTGGCGGTGTCAAAATCCTAAAAGGTGTTTCCAGTGTTTTCGAGGCTGGAAAGACCAATCTGATTATTGGACAAAGTGGATCTGGAAAAACCGTTTTATTAAAATCATTGTTAGGAATCCATACACCTGAAGTAGGAACAATTTCGTTTGACGGACGTATTTATTCTGATTTGTCTACCGATGAAAAAAGAGAAATCCGTACCGAAATAGGTATGCTTTTTCAAGGAAGTGCCTTATTTGACAGCATGACTGTTGAAGAAAACGTTGCTTTTCCTTTAAGAATGTTTACTAATGACAGTAAATCAAAAATTCAGGATCGTGTTGACTTTGTTTTAAAAAGAGTAAATCTGGTAGGCGCCCACAAAAAGCTGCCTTCTGAAATTTCCGGGGGAATGCAAAAAAGGGTAGCCATTGCGCGTGCTATCGTAAACAATCCAAAGTATTTATTTTGTGATGAACCTAACTCTGGTTTGGATCCAAATACTGCGATATTGATTGACAACCTCATCAAAGAGATTACCGAAGAATACAACATTACGACCGTTGTAAACACTCACGACATGAACTCCGTGATGGAAATTGGAGATAAGATCTTATTTCTAAAAAATGGTGTTAAAGCCTGGGAAGGGACCAACAAAGACATTTTCCTTACCGAAAATGAAGCTATCGTTGAGTTCGTTTATTCTTCAGAATTATTCAAAAAAGTAAGAGAAGCTTATCTGAAAGGATAA
- a CDS encoding glycosyltransferase, whose product MRYYIIIPTYNEESFIQLTLDSLANQTVLPSKVIVVNDNSTDKTPEIVSTFAKENPFVRLINRNSEAIHLPGSKVIQAFHEGEKHIDDNYDLLVKIDADLIFPSNYFETIINHFESDSRIGMAGGFCYIEKNGDWVLENLTDKDHIRGALKAYRKETFKEIGGLKPAMGWDTVDELLCKFYNWKVVTDTSLHVKHLKPTGASYNKTARYKQGEAFYTLGYGFWITAIASAKLAMMKKKPLLFLDYINGFWKAKKAKTPLLVTKEQARFIRNYRLQKMKEKLF is encoded by the coding sequence ATGCGTTACTACATTATTATTCCCACCTACAACGAAGAATCATTCATTCAATTAACTTTAGACAGCTTAGCAAATCAAACTGTTTTGCCTAGCAAAGTGATTGTAGTTAATGATAATTCTACTGATAAAACTCCGGAAATTGTATCGACTTTTGCCAAAGAAAATCCATTTGTACGTTTGATAAATAGAAATTCAGAAGCAATACATTTACCGGGAAGCAAAGTGATTCAGGCTTTTCACGAAGGTGAAAAACACATTGATGACAACTACGATCTTTTGGTAAAAATTGATGCCGATTTGATTTTCCCTTCCAATTATTTTGAAACTATCATCAACCATTTTGAATCGGATTCAAGGATTGGAATGGCTGGCGGATTTTGTTATATCGAAAAAAACGGAGATTGGGTTTTAGAAAACCTAACCGATAAAGATCATATCAGAGGCGCATTGAAAGCGTATCGAAAAGAAACTTTTAAAGAAATTGGAGGCTTAAAACCGGCAATGGGTTGGGATACAGTTGACGAATTGCTTTGTAAATTCTATAACTGGAAAGTCGTTACCGATACTTCTTTGCACGTAAAACACCTTAAACCAACAGGTGCCAGCTACAACAAAACGGCACGCTATAAACAAGGAGAAGCTTTTTACACTCTTGGCTATGGTTTTTGGATTACAGCAATTGCATCGGCAAAACTAGCAATGATGAAAAAGAAACCTTTGCTTTTTCTGGATTATATAAATGGTTTTTGGAAAGCAAAAAAAGCAAAAACACCTTTATTGGTTACCAAAGAGCAAGCCCGTTTCATCAGAAATTATCGCTTGCAAAAAATGAAAGAAAAACTTTTCTAA